The following are encoded together in the Kwoniella europaea PYCC6329 chromosome 1, complete sequence genome:
- a CDS encoding FACT complex subunit POB3, whose protein sequence is MATVTFENIFHGDGPDIGKLRFNAAGFGWKTYASEEAPTTFSGHDVRHATWLRVARNFQLRLAMRQAEKPRITFDGFKREDHDKVKRTLDEFFNIKMETRDTSLKGWNWGKAQVQGNDITFQVQGKTAFEIPLSTVGNSNIAGKNEVALEFNPPPPFPHDPKDLSKRVPDELVEMRFYIPGKSMKSKGSDAGSDGEETDLDEDGNEVSAADAFHNMIKEKADIGAVVGDSIVVFEDILVLTPRGRFSLEFYPDSLRLLGKSTDYRVPFTSIHRIFLLPKLDDLHVQLVLGLDPPIRQGATRYPFLVAQWPKDEEVDAELNLSDEELAKYPDLQRKYEAPTFQVISRVLKALTGKKVTPPGSFRTAQGLNGLKANVKAVQGELYFLEKGLIFIAKQPILIDFSKTESISFSRVGGGIASAKTFDMRVVSKTEVADHVFTAISKEEVQPISAFLKQKNIKLLNEMEETVMDIDEPLSDEDEEMESIASEDEDSGQKNKKDKGGKKAKPSVQDDDDESDDEDFQSESSDGGSPSESDSDEDESGMASDASDPMMEELKRKQAKRAKKDSGSGSDAEKPKAKKAKKGD, encoded by the exons ATGGCCACAGTGACATTTGAAAACA TCTTTCATGGCGATGGTCCCGATATAGGGA aATTACGTTTCAACGCTGCCGGATTCGGTTGGAAGACCTATGCGAGTGAGGAAGCACCTACGACGTTTAGTGGTCATGATGTCAGGCATGCTACTTGGCTCAG AGTCGCAAGGAATTTCCAGCTCAGGTTAGCTATGCGTCAAGCGGAGAAACCGAGGATCACCTTCGATGGGTTTAAGAGAGAA GACCACGATAAAGTTAAAAGAACTCTCGATGAATTTTTCAACATCAAGATGGAAACTAGAGATACGAGTCTAAAAGGGTGGAATTGGGGTAAAGCGCAGGTACAAG GTAACGATATCACGTTTCAAGTACAAGGTAAAACAGCTTTCGAAATCCCTTTATCCACCGTTGGTAATTCCAATATCGCCGGTAAAAACGAAGTGGCCTTGGAGTTCAACCCTCCCCCACCATTCCCTCATGATCCCAAAGACCTATCTAAGAGAGTGCCCGACGAACTGGTCGAAATGAGATTCTACATTCCCGGAAAAAGCATGAAGTCTAAGGGTAGCGATGCCGGTTCAGATGGGGAAGAAACGGATttagatgaggatggaaaTGAGGTGTCGGCGGCGGACGCTTTCCATAATATGATCAAAGAAAAGGCGGACATAGGTGCTGTAGTAGGGGATAGTATCGTAGTGTTTGAAGATATACTAGTCCTTAcgccaag AGGTCGATTCTCCCTTGAATTCTATCCCGACTCCCTCCGTCTCCTTGGTAAATCGACAGATTACCGAGTCCCATTCACTTCCATCCACCGTATATTCCTTTTGCCCAAGCTCGATGACCTTCATGTTCAACTGGTACTCGGTTTAGACCCTCCTATCAGACAGGGTGCAACCCGATATCCATTCTTGGTAGCTCAGTGGCCCAAGgacgaagaggttgatgcGGAATTGAATCTATCTGA TGAGGAACTCGCCAAATACCCCGACTTGCAACGTAAATACGAAGCACCCACTTTCCAAGTGATCTCTAGAGTACTCAAAGCTCTAACAGGAAAGAAGGTCACTCCACCGGGTAGTTTCAGGACGGCTCAAGGTCTGAACGGTCTGAAAGCGAACGTGAAAGCTGTTCAAGGAGAATTATACTTCttggagaaaggtttgatcttcatcgCCAAACAACCTatcttgatcgatttctCCAAGACCGAAAGTATTTCCTTCTCACG TGTTGGAGGAGGTATTGCATCAGCAAAAACATTCGACATGCGAGTTGTATCCAAGACGGAGGTAGCCGATCATGTGTTCACAGCTATAAGTAAAGAAGAAGTGCAACCGATAAGTGCATTCTTGAAGCAGAAGAATATTAAGttgttgaatgagatggaagagactgtgatggatattgatgaacCTCTGAGtgacgaggacgaagagatggaatcgatcgcttcggaagatgaagattcagGACagaagaataagaaggaCAAAGGGGGGAAGAAGGCTAAACCTTCGGtacaggatgatgatgatgagtctg ATGACGAAGATTTCCAATCTGAATCATCCGATGGAGGATCACCTTCTGAATCTGACtcggacgaagatgagagtgGTATGGCATCCGATGCGAGTGATCCAATGATGGAGGAGCTAAAGAGGAAACAAGCCAAGAGGGCCAAGAAGGATAGTGGTAGTGGGAGTGACGCGGAGAAACCTAAAGCCAAAAAGGCTAAGAAAGGGGATTAG